From the Anguilla anguilla isolate fAngAng1 chromosome 6, fAngAng1.pri, whole genome shotgun sequence genome, one window contains:
- the LOC118229391 gene encoding long-chain-fatty-acid--CoA ligase ACSBG2-like, with protein MSTTTAMDPAADAGLMQLSGSASVDDINGRPVAMESSGEESACEREEEVETPGEPVPQPIQTRDPHTQKGEAPRLETSSPLVPTSQLWTSRGDGTVKLRMSESGPAAEPPVTVHEVFTRTVERFGGQTALVRKEGEKWRTLNFKEYYEQCRAAAKSFLKLGLERYHSVGILGFNSTEWLISNIGAIFAGGFGVGIYSTSSPEACRYVAENCQANILVVENHTQLEKILEVQDKLPHLKAIIQYSGELKESRSNVFTWAEFMRMGQEVPDAQLDGIIASQKPNQCCCMIYTSGTTGVPKGAMLSHDNVTWVARQSVKYMGFTDADVMQEVVVSYLPLSHVAAQIIDIWMMLTIGGATYFAQPDALKGSLVNTLREVRPTCFLAVPRVWEKMQEGIVSTSAKSSAIRKKVAVWAKGVGLKTNLRMMQGTAPSGPPLDYLLAKKLVFRKVRKALGLDRCTTCCTGAAPIAKETLEFFLSLDIPLFELYGMSECSGPQSLSLNHSFHLGSCGKNYPGSMTKILNPDDNGEGEICMWGRHVFMGYLNMPDKTAEALDDEGWLRSGDLGRCDADGFLYITGRIKELIITAGGENIPPVPTEDAVKEAVPLISNAMLIGDKRKFLSMLLTIKCKMNLETGEPTDELTDEAVELCRRLGSGATRVSEIAGGRDHAVNAAIQDGISRANERAASNAQRVQKWLVLDREFSVPGGELGPTMKLKRPMVLKMYQEQIDKFYNDA; from the exons ATGTCCACCACCACAGCAATGGACCCAGCTGCGGATGCCGGTCTAATGCAGCTCAGCGGCTCCGCCTCCGTGGATGACATCAATGGACGGCCTGTGGCCAT GGAGTCATCAGGGGAAGAGTCTGCctgtgagagggaggaggaagtggaGACCCCAGGTGAGCCCGTCCCTCAGCCCATCCAGACTcgggacccacacacacagaaag GTGAGGCACCACGTCTCGAGACTTCGTCCCCGCTCGTGCCCACTTCCCAGCTGTGGACCAGCCGCGGCGACGGGACCGTGAAGCTGAGGATGTCAGAGTCTGGGCCGGCTGCCGAGCCACCTGTCACCGTGCACGAGGTCTTCACCAGGACGGTGGAGAGATTCGGGGGCCAGACTGCACTGGTCAGGAAGGAGGGCGAGAAATGGAGGACACTAAACTTCAAAGAGTACTATGAACAGTGCAGAGCTGCTGCTAAGAGCTTCCTCAAG CTGGGTCTGGAACGCTACCACAGCGTGGGCATTCTGGGCTTCAACTCCACCGAGTGGTTGATCTCCAATATTGGAGCGATTTTCGCAGG CGGGTTTGGTGTGGGCATCTATAGCACCAGCTCTCCGGAAGCATGCCGGTATGTGGCCGAAAACTGCCAGGCCAACATCCTGGTGGTGGAGAATCACACGCAGCTAGAGAAGATCCTTGAG GTTCAAGACAAGCTTCCACACTTGAAAGCCATAATCCAGTACAGCGGTGAATTAAAAGAATCAAGGTCAAATGTATTCACG TGGGCGGAGTTCATGCGGATGGGGCAAGAAGTACCCGATGCCCAGCTGGATGGCATCATCGCCAGCCAGAAACCCAACCAGTGCTGCTGCATGATTTACACCTCGGGAACCACAGGGGTGCCTAAGGGCGCGATGCTGAGCCACGACAAT GTGACCTGGGTGGCCCGGCAGTCCGTGAAATACATGGGGTTCACGGACGCCGACGTCATGCAGGAGGTGGTGGTCAGCTACCTGCCGCTGAGTCACGTCGCCGCGCAGATCATTGACATCTGGATGATGTTGACGATCGGGGGGGCCACCTACTTTGCTCAGCCGGATGCCCTAAAG GGCTCTCTGGTCAACACGCTAAGGGAAGTGCGGCCCACGTGCTTCTTGGCCGTGCCTCGCGTGTGGGAGAAGATGCAGGAGGGGATCGTGTCCACCTCCGCCAAGTCCTCCGCCATACGCAAGAAGGTGGCCGTCTGGGCCAAGGGCGTGGGGCTGAAGACCAACCTCCGCATGATGCAGGG CACGGCGCCGTCGGGACCCCCCCTGGACTACCTGCTGGCGAAGAAGCTGGTGTTCCGGAAGGTCCGCAAGGCCCTGGGCCTGGACCGCTGCACCACATGCTGCACCGGGGCTGCGCCCATCGCCAAGGAGACGCTGGAGTTCTTCCTCAGCCTGGACATCCCTCTCTTCGAGCTGTACGGCATGAGCGAGTGCTCCGGTCCCCAAAGCTTGTCCCTGAACCACAGCTTCCACCTCGGCAG CTGTGGGAAGAATTACCCTGGAAGCATGACAAAGATCTTGAACCCGGATGAcaacggagagggagagatctgCATGTGGGGCCGCCACGTCTTCATGGGCTACCTCAACATGCCCGACAAAACTGCGGAGGCGCTGGACGACGAAGGCTGGCTGCGCTCCGGGGATCTGGGCCGGTGCGACGCAGACGGCTTCCTCTACATCACAGGGCGCATCAAag AACTGATCATCACTGCTGGTGGAGAGAACATCCCGCCGGTGCCCACTGAGGATGCTGTGAAGGAGGCCGTGCCGCTGATCAGTAACGCCATGCTCATCGGGGACAAGAGGAAGTTCCTCTCCATGCTGCTCACCATCAAG TGCAAGATGAACCTCGAGACGGGCGAGCCGACGGACGAGCTGACGGACGAGGCGGTGGAGCTGTGCCGCAGGCTGGGAAGCGGCGCCACGCGGGTCTCCGAAATCGCCGGCGGGCGGGACCACGCCGTCAACGCCGCCATACAGGACGGCATCAGCCGCGCCAACGAGCGCGCCGCCTCCAACGCCCAGCGCGTCCAGAAGTGGCTTGTGCTAGACAGGGAATTCTCCGTCCCGGGGGGAGAGCTGG gacccaCAATGAAGCTGAAGAGGCCAATGGTCTTGAAGATGTACCAAGAGCAGATTGACAAATTCTATAACGATGCGTAG